The following nucleotide sequence is from Gemmatimonadota bacterium.
GATCGATCTGGGTGCCGAAGTCGGTGACAGGCCGGAAGGTCGTCTGGGGGTATTCGCGGGCGCAGGCCGCGAGCAGGGCGGCGAAAGCGCAGGAAAGGCTGCCCGCGGTGCGACTCTGCGATCCATCGGGAGGCGTGCTCGCAGTTTGACGCTGCGCGAGCTCGCCGAGCCCAATCGCCGTGCACGACATACCCAGCGGCATCCACCCCTTCTCCGTTGCGCCCGACCGAACCGTGATTGAGAGGCGCGGCAGATTACCACCCCTGGCGGGGGAGGTCAAGCAACCCACTCGCCGGCCCTGCGGCGACCCGGAGCGGAGGGGGGCGTGCCGCGCCGGCGGGCCTGTAGTTGACGGCTGAGCCCCGGAGATTTCGCACCACCGTGGCTCCTCGCGCGCCGAGCATACGGCGCGAATGGGCGAGTGGGCCTGTCCAGCCATGGCTCCGCCCCGAGGGTGGCGCCAGGCTCCGACCCGGCGGACCGATGGCCAGGCCGTTGAAGCGTCCGGCGAGGCGAGGTTACATTGCGGGTGCCCGCAGAGAAGGAGCTTCCATGGCTACGCATCCGCGCCGGCCCACGGCCGACGACATGCTGGAACTGCCGACCCCGGACGGCGTCATCGGCTTCGAGTTCGTCGACGGCCGGCCGGTGCCGGTGATGCCCGCCTCCCCGCTGCACGGGAATCTCATCGTCCGGGTGGCGTCCAGGCTGGAAGCGTATGTCGAGGCCGCCCGCATCCCTGGCCAGCTGTACGTGGACGCGGGGTTCGTCCTCGATCTGGCGCGCGATCCCGAGCGCATGCGCGGCCCCGATGTCTCCTTCGTCTCGGAAGCCAAGGTCCGCGCGCATCCCAACCCTGAGCGCCTGTTCCGGTGCAGGCCCGACCTGGCCATCGAGATCGACATCACCAGCGAGCGCAAGCCTGGCGGCCAGCAACGCATTCTGGACTACCTCGAGGCCGGTGTCCGTCTCATCTGGGCCATCCATCCGCGCACCCGCTCCGCGCACGTCTACCGCCAGGACGGCACGTCCTTCGTGGTGCGTGAGCACGAGGCGCTGGACGGAGAAGACGTGGTTCCCGGGTTCCGGCTTCCGCTGGCCGAGCTGTTTCGCTGACCTGCCGGTCGCGAGATTCCCTACGGAGGGTCATGATTGAAGAAGTTTCCCAGCGGGCCCCGGCCGCGGACCAGGGGCCGGCCGGCGGGCAAGAAGGCGTGCAGCCGGGCCGCCGCACCTTGGCCTGGCTGGCGTGGGCCGCAGCGGCCTACACCTATGCGCTCATCGTCTTCGGCGGCGTGGTCCGCATTACCGGGTCGGGGCTGGGCTGCGGCGACGACTGGCCGCGCTGCCACGGCCACTGGATCCCGCCCTTCGATCTGCCCACCCTGATCGAGTACACGCACCGCCTGCTCGCAGCGGGGACCGTGCTGCCCTTCGGTGCGCTGCTGCTCTATGGGTTGTATCAGGTGCGCAATGGCGGCCGTACGGCGCTGCTTAGCGCGAAGAGCGAGCGGGCGCGGCCGGCGTCCTGGCTCCGGGCGCCGGCTGCGGCAGCCAGGGCTGGTCAATTCACTCGAGGCAGCGCCGCCAGCGCCGCAGCCGCCGCGTTCGCCCTGCTGCTGGCGCAGGTGCTGCTCGGCGCGCTGACAGTGAAGCTCGAGTTGCCGGCCGGCGCGACGACGCTGCACTTCCTGACGGCGAGCCTGTTGCTGGCGACCGTCATTGTTGCGGCCGTGCGGGCCGCGCCACGTGCCGCGATGCTGGCCGAGCCCGCGGTGCCGGCCGGGCCGGCGCGTGCCGCAGCGGCCGCAGCCGTGCTCGGGTTTCTTGTGGTGGGGTTGGGCGCGCTCACGGCGAACACCGGCCTGCCCGCCGCATCGGATCAGCCGTCCGGGGCCGCGCTGGCGTGCCAGGGCTTCCCCTTGTGCAACGGCCGGCTGCTGCCGGCGGGCGGATCCTGGGTGTTGCTGCACTGGACCCACCGTCTGCTGGGCTTCCTGCTGCTCTTCACCATGCTGGCCGCGACGCGCGACGTATGGAAGCGAGGGCTGCCGCGGTCCGTGCGGCGCGCCGCGGCGGCGGCCCTGATGCTCACCATGCTGCAGCTCGCCCTGGCCGCCGGCCTGGTGCTGCTCAGGCTGCCCGACTCCCTGCGCGGACTGCACCTGGCGGCCGGCGTCGCGCTCTGGGGCGCGCTCGTGGCCTGGGCGGAAACCGCGCGACAGGCTGGCGGTGCGGGCGGCATGTCGGGCGCGGGAGGCGCGGCCGCCCCCGCATGACGCCACCGCCGTTCGACGTTCTGGTCATTGGCGGGGGGGTAGCCGGCGCGGCTGCGGCACTGGCCGCGGCCGCCGCCGGCGCGCGGGTGGGTCTGGTGCGGGCCGCGCCAGGCGCGACGGCTCTGGCTGCCGGCGGCTGGCGCGGCCCGCTGCCTGGGCGGCTGGGCGCGGCGCTTGCCGGCGCCGGCTTGGCCCACGAGCGGGGGCGCGGCCCGCTGCCCCACCCCACCGGCCGCCTCGAGCCGGCCGACTTCGCGCCGCGCGCCCAGAGGGCGGCTGTGCTGGAGTCCGGCGCCATGGTCTGTGGCATTACTGGACTGCCCGGCTTCCACGCCCCCACGCTCGCGAGGCTCTGGGGAGCTGCTGCGGGCCTCGAGCTGCACCACGCGCTGCTGGACCTGCGGCCGGCCACCCCTGCGGCCGGCTGGTCGCCCGTGGCACTGGCAGCCGCGCTGGACCGCGACCCCGCAATACTGGCGGCGCCACTGACACAAGCGCTGGCCGGCCGCCGTGCCGGCCGCACCATCCTACCCGCTGTGCTGGGACTCGAGCGGCCGGAGCCCGTGCACGCGGCGCTGGAAGCCGCGGTCGGGGCTCCGGTAGGCGAAGCACTGGGCATGCCGCCGTCGGCGCCCGGCTGGCGGCTGGACCGGGCGCTACGCGCGGCCGTCCAGGCTGCCGGTGTCGAGGTCATTTTGGCCCGGGTCATCGAGCCGCAGGCGGACGGCCGGCTGCTCGAGGCGGTACTCGTCGAGCAGCAGGTGAACGGTGGCTCCCCGGCCGGGGAGCAGATGGGGCCCGCTGGGGGGCGCGCCCGGCCCATCGCCGAGGCGCCGAGCGCTCCGCCTGCCTCCTGGCTGTTCGCCCGCACCTTCATCCTCGCCACGGGCAAGTTTGCGGGCGGGGGGATCGTGGCGGATCCCGTCTTCGCCGAGCCGGCCCTGGGCTGCCCCGTGTGGGTCGAGCACCTGGACGAGGTGTTCACCGACGCGGAGCCACTGGCCCTCACGCACCTCGAACGCTCGCTGCCCCAGCCGCTGCTCCGCGCCGGCGTGGGCACGGATGAGGAAGGGCGGCCCGTGAACCGGAAAGGCAACGTCGTCTACGAGAACGTCCGGGCAGCCGGCACGGTCCGCGCGGGGTGGGAGGCCGCCGCCGCAGGGCTGGGCGCCGCGGCCGTGGACGGCTGGCGGGCCGGCGAACGGGCCGCGGCGGAGGCAGCGGGCGTAGCGGGCGATGCCCCCAGCAGCGAAAGCCGGCAGTCGTGAGAGGTCGGGCGTTCGCCTGGCTCAACCTGAGCTACCGTTTCGGGCTGCACTTGCTGCGCCTGCCGGCCCGGCCGCTGCGCGGCGGCCGCGACGCCGCCCGGTTCCTGGCCGCCGTCGTCCCGGAAGGGTATGTGCCCCTCGAGCCGGACGAGCGGGACACCTTCCCGCCGCTCATGGGCTGCATCAGTTGCGGCCTCTGCTCGCTGGCCTGCCCGGCGCTGCGCGAG
It contains:
- a CDS encoding 4Fe-4S dicluster domain-containing protein; this encodes MRGRAFAWLNLSYRFGLHLLRLPARPLRGGRDAARFLAAVVPEGYVPLEPDERDTFPPLMGCISCGLCSLACPALREAPSSAWAEAWTFVVGSSRSLDRAPLVAAGPQACTRCTECDAMCPTGVPITRLAAMLERLAGAAAAASGLAPAVPPLA
- a CDS encoding COX15/CtaA family protein, whose protein sequence is MIEEVSQRAPAADQGPAGGQEGVQPGRRTLAWLAWAAAAYTYALIVFGGVVRITGSGLGCGDDWPRCHGHWIPPFDLPTLIEYTHRLLAAGTVLPFGALLLYGLYQVRNGGRTALLSAKSERARPASWLRAPAAAARAGQFTRGSAASAAAAAFALLLAQVLLGALTVKLELPAGATTLHFLTASLLLATVIVAAVRAAPRAAMLAEPAVPAGPARAAAAAAVLGFLVVGLGALTANTGLPAASDQPSGAALACQGFPLCNGRLLPAGGSWVLLHWTHRLLGFLLLFTMLAATRDVWKRGLPRSVRRAAAAALMLTMLQLALAAGLVLLRLPDSLRGLHLAAGVALWGALVAWAETARQAGGAGGMSGAGGAAAPA
- a CDS encoding Uma2 family endonuclease produces the protein MATHPRRPTADDMLELPTPDGVIGFEFVDGRPVPVMPASPLHGNLIVRVASRLEAYVEAARIPGQLYVDAGFVLDLARDPERMRGPDVSFVSEAKVRAHPNPERLFRCRPDLAIEIDITSERKPGGQQRILDYLEAGVRLIWAIHPRTRSAHVYRQDGTSFVVREHEALDGEDVVPGFRLPLAELFR
- a CDS encoding FAD-binding protein is translated as MTPPPFDVLVIGGGVAGAAAALAAAAAGARVGLVRAAPGATALAAGGWRGPLPGRLGAALAGAGLAHERGRGPLPHPTGRLEPADFAPRAQRAAVLESGAMVCGITGLPGFHAPTLARLWGAAAGLELHHALLDLRPATPAAGWSPVALAAALDRDPAILAAPLTQALAGRRAGRTILPAVLGLERPEPVHAALEAAVGAPVGEALGMPPSAPGWRLDRALRAAVQAAGVEVILARVIEPQADGRLLEAVLVEQQVNGGSPAGEQMGPAGGRARPIAEAPSAPPASWLFARTFILATGKFAGGGIVADPVFAEPALGCPVWVEHLDEVFTDAEPLALTHLERSLPQPLLRAGVGTDEEGRPVNRKGNVVYENVRAAGTVRAGWEAAAAGLGAAAVDGWRAGERAAAEAAGVAGDAPSSESRQS